The following coding sequences lie in one Vitis vinifera cultivar Pinot Noir 40024 chromosome 19, ASM3070453v1 genomic window:
- the LOC100265592 gene encoding cytochrome P450 CYP72A219 produces MEPELIRDVLLKHNVFQKPPPHPLSKLLATGVVALEGEQWTKRRKIINPAFHLEKLKHMVSAFQLSCSDMVNKWEKKLSLDGSCELDVWPYLENLAGDVISRTAFGSSYEEGRRIFQLQREQAHLAIQVTRSIYVPGWRFFPTKTNRRMRQISNEVNALLKGIIEKREKAMKVGETANHDLLGLLMESNYRDMQENDERKNVGMSIKDVIEECKLFYLAGQETTSVLLLWTMVLLSKHSNWQTHAREEVLRVFGNKKPDGDGLNHLKIVTMIFHEVLRLYPPVSMLLRTVFADSQVGGLYLPDGVQIALPILLLHHDHEIWGEDAKEFNPGRFSEGVSKAAKSQVSFFPFGYGPRICVGQNFAMMEAKMALAMILQRFSFELSPSYAHAPISLLTTHPQYGAHLILHGL; encoded by the exons ATGGAGCCTGAGCTGATAAGGGATGTTCTCTTAAAGCACAATGTCTTTCAAAAACCACCGCCGCACCCTCTCAGCAAGCTGCTGGCTACTGGTGTTGTTGCATTGGAAGGTGAACAATGGACTAAACGTAGAAAGATCATAAACCCAGCTTTCCATCTAGAGAAGTTGAAG CACATGGTATCGGCATTCCAATTGAGTTGTAGTGATATGGTCAATAAATGGGAGAAGAAGCTCTCCCTGGACGGCTCATGTGAATTGGACGTTTGGCCCTATCTTGAAAATTTGGCGGGAGATGTGATTTCTAGAACTGCATTTGGTAGTAGCTATGAGGAAGGAAGAAGGATATTCCAACTTCAGAGAGAGCAAGCACATCTTGCAATCCAGGTTACTCGGTCAATCTATGTTCCCGGATGGAG GTTTTTCCCAACAAAGACAAACAGGAGAATGAGGCAAATTAGCAATGAAGTCAATGCATTGTTGAAGGGTATCATTGAGAAAAGAGAGAAGGCAATGAAAGTTGGCGAAACTGCTAATCATGATTTATTAGGTCTACTAATGGAATCCAACTACAGAGATATGCAAGAAAATGATGAGAGGAAGAATGTTGGAATGAGCATTAAAGATGTCATTGAGGAGTGTAAGCTATTCTACCTTGCTGGCCAAGAGACTACCTCTGTTTTACTTCTGTGGACAATGGTTCTATTAAGCAAGCATTCAAACTGGCAAACTCACGCAAGGGAAGAGGTTTTACGGgtttttggtaataaaaaacCAGATGGTGATGGCTTAAATCACCTCAAAATT GTTACTATGATTTTTCATGAGGTCCTTAGGTTATATCCACCAGTGTCCATGCTTCTTCGAACTGTTTTTGCCGACAGCCAAGTGGGAGGATTGTATTTACCAGATGGAGTGCAGATTGCTTTGCCAATCCTCCTACTTCACCACGATCATGAAATTTGGGGAGAGGATGCAAAGGAATTCAACCCGGGGAGATTTTCTGAAGGAGTTTCAAAGGCAGCAAAGAGCcaagtttctttttttccatttggtTATGGTCCTCGGATATGCGTCGGACAAAATTTTGCAATGATGGAAGCAAAAATGGCTTTGGCAATGATCTTACAACGTTTCTCATTTGAACTTTCCCCATCCTATGCTCATGCACCTATTAGTCTTCTAACTACGCACCCCCAGTATGGTGCACACCTGATTTTACATGGACTTTAG